The proteins below are encoded in one region of Borrelia duttonii Ly:
- a CDS encoding Sapep family Mn(2+)-dependent dipeptidase, translating into MSFKLDKQFYFHLGELIKFNSVNAPALKSKPFGEQIDLCLDKVLEIARDIGFKVYKDPDGYYGFAEMGQGDELMGILTHIDIVDVGSISKWHSNPFELGFRDGRVYARGILDDKGPLMAVLYAFKMLLLEKICFKKRFRVIFGTDEETEWRCIEQYKIKEEIPDFSFTPDGDFPIVNAEKGLLQFDVISDEKFFMNLELGIGYNVIPDECSFELGDANKDDFRILLDNFDGKIRYKFFENNVLIHGISAHASLPELGVNVAPYALDIIKSLGIRSNFIAFFEDRIGFTINGEKLFGKVLEDLQSGKLTLCLTKIKLSKTSNQILSFDMRYPISYKREDLVSLIKKTLDLYSLNYSEVSFLDPLYVDSNLKFISSLMEVYQNFTGESDVNPISIGGATYSRALKNCVAFGPLFKGSDNTAHQVNEYINENELMDLILIYKNAVEKLNT; encoded by the coding sequence ATGAGTTTTAAGCTAGATAAACAGTTTTATTTTCATTTAGGAGAATTAATTAAATTTAATAGTGTTAATGCTCCTGCATTAAAAAGTAAGCCTTTTGGAGAACAAATTGATTTATGTCTAGATAAAGTATTAGAAATTGCTCGAGATATTGGTTTTAAAGTTTATAAAGATCCAGATGGATATTATGGTTTTGCTGAAATGGGTCAGGGCGATGAACTTATGGGTATTTTAACTCATATTGATATTGTTGATGTTGGCAGCATATCCAAATGGCATTCAAATCCTTTTGAACTTGGTTTTCGAGATGGAAGAGTTTATGCTAGGGGTATTTTAGATGATAAGGGACCTTTAATGGCTGTTCTTTATGCTTTTAAAATGTTGCTATTAGAGAAAATTTGTTTTAAGAAGAGATTTAGAGTGATTTTTGGCACAGATGAAGAGACTGAATGGCGTTGTATTGAGCAGTATAAGATTAAAGAAGAGATTCCTGATTTTTCTTTTACTCCTGATGGTGATTTTCCTATTGTTAATGCTGAGAAGGGGTTATTGCAATTTGATGTTATTAGTGATGAAAAATTTTTTATGAATCTTGAGCTTGGCATAGGGTATAATGTTATTCCTGATGAATGTTCTTTTGAGCTTGGTGATGCTAATAAAGATGATTTTAGAATCTTACTTGATAATTTTGATGGTAAAATTAGATATAAGTTTTTTGAAAACAATGTTTTAATTCATGGCATTTCTGCTCATGCCTCTTTACCTGAACTTGGTGTTAATGTTGCTCCTTATGCATTAGATATTATTAAATCTTTAGGAATAAGAAGTAATTTTATTGCTTTTTTTGAAGACAGGATTGGTTTTACTATCAATGGAGAGAAATTGTTTGGGAAGGTTTTGGAAGATTTGCAATCTGGAAAACTTACTCTTTGTTTAACAAAAATTAAATTGTCTAAAACATCTAATCAAATTTTGTCTTTTGATATGAGGTATCCTATAAGTTATAAAAGGGAAGATTTGGTAAGTTTAATAAAGAAAACTTTAGATTTATATTCTCTAAATTATAGTGAAGTTTCTTTTCTTGATCCTCTTTATGTTGATTCTAATTTAAAATTTATTTCATCTTTAATGGAAGTTTATCAGAATTTTACAGGTGAGAGTGATGTTAATCCTATTTCTATTGGTGGTGCAACTTATTCAAGAGCTTTGAAAAATTGTGTTGCTTTTGGACCATTATTTAAAGGTTCAGATAATACAGCCCATCAGGTTAATGAGTATATTAATGAAAATGAACTTATGGATCTTATTTTGATTTATAAGAATGCTGTTGAAAAACTTAATACTTAA
- the pyrH gene encoding UMP kinase has product MIKIISLGGGIINPNHINTTYIKNLKNLIFQWIKKEHNRKVILITGGGKTAREYQDAYKQINPKFKNHELDEIGIMATKLNATLISKAMQPFCINDIVSNPTEDFQFKGQILVASGWKSGFSTDYITVKFAEKFNSNEIINLTNIDQIYDKDPKKYNDAKGFKNITWNKLQNIVGKDWEPGSHLPFDPIATELALKLGIKAYILNGTDLTNLQKVFDKNDDFLGTIVVK; this is encoded by the coding sequence ATGATAAAGATAATTAGTCTTGGGGGAGGGATAATCAATCCTAATCACATTAATACAACATACATTAAAAATTTAAAAAATCTTATTTTTCAATGGATAAAAAAAGAACACAATAGAAAAGTTATTTTAATTACAGGAGGCGGAAAAACAGCAAGAGAATATCAAGATGCTTATAAGCAAATTAATCCTAAATTTAAAAATCATGAACTCGATGAAATTGGAATAATGGCAACTAAACTAAATGCAACTCTTATAAGCAAAGCAATGCAACCATTTTGCATTAACGATATTGTAAGCAATCCAACTGAAGATTTTCAATTTAAAGGACAAATATTAGTTGCATCAGGATGGAAATCAGGATTTTCAACAGATTATATTACCGTAAAATTTGCCGAAAAGTTCAATTCAAACGAAATAATTAATTTAACCAATATTGATCAAATATATGATAAAGATCCAAAAAAATATAATGATGCAAAAGGATTTAAAAACATCACTTGGAATAAATTACAAAATATCGTAGGAAAAGATTGGGAACCTGGTTCACATTTACCATTTGATCCAATAGCAACAGAACTAGCATTAAAACTTGGAATTAAAGCTTATATACTTAATGGCACTGATCTTACAAATTTACAAAAAGTTTTTGATAAAAATGATGATTTTTTAGGAACTATTGTAGTAAAATAA
- a CDS encoding glycosyltransferase family 2 protein, which translates to MYKYKVSVIICFFNAESTLETMLKNAVNQTLRDKEIILVNDGSYDQSLKVAQKFAEKYDFIKIINQKNMGISVARNNGFDKSEGEYIVYWDSDDFVENTMLEVLYNRAKADNSDIVCSQFYIYFLARKIKRKSVLPFPNYPITGEEAFKNLLLTVFSSFYKKNFVVGTVWDKLIRRDLIVSNNVKFNDVILEDIVFMLHAFLKAKKVSFVNNYFYTNFQRMGSASSSISVISKVNMSLKVVENLLKEEGLFEKYFEYYKKFYLQLYYYISFKQVYVINWHIKDKLVYKAHKAKLIFVLNEVKNSKEFQNYYGSLKNSRFSELQTLPKMMLKIWNLSSVLYVNFSIFMYKAFLKN; encoded by the coding sequence ATGTATAAGTACAAGGTTTCTGTGATTATTTGTTTTTTTAATGCTGAGAGTACCCTTGAAACGATGTTGAAGAACGCTGTTAATCAGACATTGCGAGATAAAGAAATTATATTGGTAAATGATGGTTCTTATGATCAAAGCTTAAAGGTAGCTCAAAAATTTGCGGAGAAATATGATTTTATCAAAATTATTAATCAGAAAAATATGGGAATATCCGTTGCTAGGAATAATGGTTTTGATAAATCTGAGGGAGAATATATAGTCTATTGGGATAGTGATGATTTTGTTGAGAATACTATGCTTGAGGTACTATATAATAGGGCAAAAGCTGATAATTCAGATATTGTTTGTTCTCAGTTTTATATTTATTTTCTTGCAAGAAAGATTAAAAGAAAATCAGTTCTTCCTTTTCCTAATTATCCAATAACCGGTGAAGAGGCTTTTAAGAATTTATTATTGACTGTTTTTTCTAGTTTTTATAAAAAAAATTTTGTTGTAGGTACAGTGTGGGATAAATTGATTAGAAGAGATTTGATTGTAAGTAATAATGTTAAATTTAATGATGTAATACTAGAGGATATAGTTTTTATGCTACATGCTTTTTTAAAAGCAAAGAAAGTTTCTTTTGTAAATAATTATTTTTATACTAATTTTCAAAGGATGGGAAGTGCGAGTTCATCAATTAGTGTTATTAGTAAGGTAAATATGTCTCTTAAAGTTGTAGAAAATCTTTTAAAAGAAGAAGGGTTGTTTGAAAAATATTTTGAATATTATAAAAAATTTTATTTGCAACTTTATTATTATATTTCTTTTAAGCAAGTTTATGTTATAAATTGGCATATTAAGGATAAACTTGTATATAAAGCTCATAAAGCAAAACTCATTTTTGTTCTTAATGAAGTTAAAAATTCAAAGGAATTTCAAAATTATTATGGAAGTCTTAAAAATTCCAGATTTAGTGAGTTACAAACTTTGCCAAAAATGATGTTAAAAATTTGGAATCTGAGTTCTGTATTGTATGTTAATTTTTCCATATTTATGTATAAGGCTTTCTTGAAAAATTAG
- a CDS encoding ATP-binding cassette domain-containing protein, with the protein MKIELLDIAFSYYKTNVYFNVNLSVEKPQNYLVLGKNGVGKTTLLRLISGLLNPSEGEILFNSLKTFPRNPLNLVNLFFVPEEFSLPDISLNDYYKSLCKFYPNFKEEDFKEYLLRFELDINLKLSSASYGQKKKSIIAFSIATGVPVLIFDEPTNGLDIASKNVFRDILSNLRNTMVFITGHNVRDLSDIVEHLIIIGNNNVLFSDSVSHIKNNYKVKIVDKLDGEELYYEKVKDGFKSLYYESDTFDNNNFDIEFFFLYVVNDGLKDFSNV; encoded by the coding sequence TTGAAAATAGAATTGCTAGATATTGCATTTTCGTATTATAAAACTAATGTTTATTTTAATGTAAATTTATCTGTTGAAAAGCCTCAAAATTATTTGGTTCTTGGTAAAAATGGAGTAGGAAAAACCACTTTGCTTAGGCTTATTAGTGGACTTTTAAATCCATCTGAAGGAGAGATATTATTTAATTCTTTAAAGACTTTTCCAAGAAATCCTTTAAATCTAGTAAATTTATTTTTTGTTCCGGAAGAGTTTTCTTTGCCTGATATTTCTTTAAATGATTATTATAAATCTTTGTGTAAATTTTATCCAAATTTTAAGGAAGAAGATTTTAAGGAATATTTATTAAGATTTGAATTAGATATTAATCTTAAGTTATCATCTGCGTCATACGGACAGAAGAAAAAAAGTATTATTGCTTTCTCTATTGCTACAGGCGTTCCTGTTTTGATATTTGATGAGCCTACAAATGGGCTTGATATTGCGTCAAAAAATGTTTTTAGAGATATTTTGAGTAATTTAAGAAATACGATGGTTTTTATTACAGGACATAATGTTAGAGATTTATCAGATATTGTAGAGCATTTGATCATTATTGGTAATAATAATGTTCTCTTTTCAGATTCAGTGTCTCATATTAAAAATAATTATAAAGTTAAGATTGTAGATAAATTAGATGGAGAAGAACTTTATTATGAAAAAGTAAAAGATGGATTTAAATCACTTTATTATGAAAGTGATACTTTTGATAATAATAATTTTGATATTGAATTTTTCTTTTTATATGTTGTTAATGATGGTTTAAAGGATTTTTCGAATGTTTAG